A single Musa acuminata AAA Group cultivar baxijiao chromosome BXJ2-1, Cavendish_Baxijiao_AAA, whole genome shotgun sequence DNA region contains:
- the LOC135597997 gene encoding uncharacterized protein LOC135597997: MLAMSGGCQQGCGESSEEELSVLPRHTKVVVTGNNRTKSVLVGLQGVVKKAVGLGGWHWLVLTNGIEVKLQRNALSVIEAPTGHEDDDETECDNMQWNGSDMVSYDMQLQKPHKSRVRHHKGSSNKSLSRSLSCDSHSKGSVTSSRSITKVDLSKLETRALWRYWRHFNLVDASPNPSKEQLIDVVQRHFMSQQLDELQVIVGFVQAAKRLKTVCT, translated from the exons ATGCTGGCGATGAGCGGCGGATGCCAACAGGGCTGCGGGGAGAGCAGCGAGGAGGAGCTATCGGTGCTTCCGCGGCACACTAAGGTGGTCGTGACCGGCAACAACCGCACCAAATCGGTTCTCGTCGGTCTCCAGGGGGTCGTCAAGAAGGCCGTCGGTCTCGGCGGATGGCATTGGCTG GTTCTTACTAATGGTATTGAAGTGAAACTGCAAAGAAATGCTCTCAGTGTGATTGAAGCCCCTACTGGCCATGAGGACGATGATGAGACTGAATGTGACAACATGCAatggaatggttcagatatgg TGTCTTATGATATGCAATTGCAAAAGCCACATAAGTCAAGGGTTAGGCATCACAAGGGATCGTCTAACAAATCCTTGAGCCGGTCTCTGTCTTGTGACTCACATTCGAAGGGATCTGTTACATCTTCCAGGAGTATAACT AAAGTTGACCTGAGCAAGCTAGAAACAAGAGCATTATGGAGATATTGGCGTCATTTTAATCTT GTGGATGCCAGTCCTAACCCTTCTAAGGAGCAACTAATTGATGTAGTCCAGAGGCATTTTATGTCACAG CAATTGGATGAGTTGCAGGTTATTGTAGGATTTGTGCAGGCTGCAAAGAGGCTGAAGACTGTCTGCACTTGA